One genomic window of Paenibacillus xylanilyticus includes the following:
- the rsmH gene encoding 16S rRNA (cytosine(1402)-N(4))-methyltransferase RsmH, with the protein MFHHITVLKEEATEGLNIKQDGIYVDCTLGGGGHSSVIASKLGPGGRLIALDQDDWALDNAREKLASYGDRITLVKTNFRDLEQVLKELDVPMKDGVPQVDGILYDLGVSSPQFDEGERGFSYNHDAPLDMRMDQDAFLTAKEIVNEWPEEEIARILYRYGEEKFSRRIARVIVEKRSQAVIETTGELVELIKEGIPAAARRTGGHPAKRSFQALRIAVNDELGAFEEALHQAVRCLAPGGRVSVITFHSLEDRICKQIFSSYLEKCTCPPDFPLCVCGGKGVLRLVNRKPLIPTDTELAENSRARSAKLRVAEKL; encoded by the coding sequence TTGTTTCACCACATAACCGTACTCAAAGAAGAGGCAACAGAGGGATTAAACATCAAGCAGGACGGTATATACGTGGACTGCACTTTAGGTGGAGGAGGACATAGTTCCGTCATTGCTTCCAAGCTCGGTCCAGGGGGAAGGCTTATCGCACTGGATCAGGATGATTGGGCATTGGATAATGCACGCGAGAAGCTTGCTTCGTATGGAGATCGCATCACGCTGGTGAAGACGAATTTCCGTGATCTGGAGCAGGTTCTGAAAGAACTGGATGTCCCAATGAAGGACGGCGTGCCGCAGGTGGATGGCATTTTGTACGATTTGGGTGTGTCATCACCTCAATTCGATGAAGGAGAGCGTGGATTTAGTTACAATCACGATGCTCCGCTGGACATGAGGATGGATCAGGATGCATTTCTGACAGCCAAAGAGATTGTCAACGAATGGCCTGAAGAGGAGATTGCCCGAATTTTATATCGTTATGGTGAAGAAAAGTTTTCAAGAAGAATTGCCCGCGTCATTGTGGAAAAACGAAGCCAGGCTGTTATCGAGACCACAGGAGAGCTAGTGGAATTGATTAAGGAAGGCATCCCGGCTGCTGCTCGCCGTACAGGTGGACATCCAGCGAAGCGCAGTTTTCAGGCTTTGCGGATTGCAGTGAATGATGAGCTGGGTGCGTTTGAGGAAGCATTGCATCAGGCGGTTCGGTGTCTTGCACCAGGTGGACGTGTATCTGTTATTACCTTTCACTCGCTTGAGGATCGGATTTGCAAGCAAATATTCAGCAGTTATCTGGAGAAGTGTACGTGCCCGCCTGACTTTCCGTTATGCGTGTGCGGCGGTAAAGGTGTACTGCGTTTAGTCAACAGAAAACCGCTGATTCCGACGGATACGGAACTGGCCGAGAACTCCCGTGCACGTTCAGCTAAACTGCGCGTAGCCGAGAAACTGTAA
- the mraZ gene encoding division/cell wall cluster transcriptional repressor MraZ, whose amino-acid sequence MFMGEFQHSIDDKGRVIIPAKFRESLGPSFVVTRGLDQCLFVYPMEEWGVMEQKLKALPLMKSDARAFTRFFFSGATECELDKQGRVNLPGNLREYAKLDKDCVVLGVSNRVEIWSKGIWESYFNQSEEAFNDIAEKLVDFNFDL is encoded by the coding sequence ATGTTTATGGGGGAGTTCCAACATAGCATTGATGACAAGGGTCGGGTTATTATTCCGGCCAAATTCCGCGAATCTCTGGGGCCGTCTTTCGTTGTCACACGGGGTTTGGACCAGTGTCTTTTCGTGTACCCTATGGAGGAGTGGGGGGTCATGGAACAGAAGCTCAAAGCACTGCCTTTGATGAAGTCGGATGCACGTGCGTTTACCCGCTTTTTTTTCTCGGGTGCTACCGAATGTGAATTGGACAAACAGGGTAGGGTAAATTTACCGGGCAATTTACGGGAATATGCCAAGTTGGACAAGGATTGTGTTGTTCTTGGCGTGTCGAACCGGGTGGAGATCTGGAGCAAAGGCATATGGGAGAGTTATTTCAATCAATCCGAGGAAGCATTCAACGACATTGCCGAAAAGCTGGTCGATTTTAATTTTGATCTATAA
- a CDS encoding adenosylhomocysteinase, with product MTTPALQNSIVKDMGLASEGHLKIDWVEAHMPVLNRIRRQFEQDLPFKGLKVAICLHLEAKTAYLAKVIQAGGAEVTITHSNPLSTQDDVCAALVEDGVTVYAKYNPGPEEFKQLQLRALEVKPDLIIDDGGDFATIIASERPDLAATIRGGAEETTTGIIRLKALAKEGQLQFPMVAVNDAYCKYLFDNRYGTGQSAFDGIIRTTNLVVAGKNVVVAGYGWCGKGVAMRAKGLGANVIVTEIDPIKAVEAHMDGFRVMTMVEAAKLGDFFIAVTGNKDVITGEHYDVMKDGAILSNAGHFDVEVNKPELAKRSESIRTVRRNIEEYRFKDGRKMYLLAEGRLVNLGAADGHPAEIMDTTFALQALGLRYVSENYAALGKTVVNVPYEIDQQVASYKLESLNISIDSLSAEQEKYLDSWKF from the coding sequence ATGACTACACCTGCACTGCAAAACAGTATTGTTAAAGATATGGGACTTGCTTCAGAAGGACACTTGAAAATTGACTGGGTTGAAGCACATATGCCTGTATTGAACCGCATTCGTCGCCAATTTGAGCAGGATCTTCCCTTCAAAGGACTAAAGGTTGCCATTTGTCTTCACCTTGAAGCCAAAACAGCTTACCTGGCAAAAGTCATTCAGGCTGGCGGCGCAGAAGTGACTATTACACACAGTAACCCGCTGTCAACTCAAGATGATGTATGTGCGGCTCTTGTAGAAGATGGTGTTACCGTGTATGCCAAATACAATCCGGGGCCAGAAGAGTTCAAGCAGCTCCAGCTTCGTGCATTGGAAGTTAAACCCGACCTGATTATTGATGACGGCGGCGACTTTGCAACCATTATCGCTTCCGAACGTCCTGACCTTGCGGCAACGATTCGTGGAGGCGCAGAGGAAACGACAACAGGTATTATCCGTCTGAAAGCTTTGGCGAAAGAAGGACAACTGCAGTTCCCGATGGTTGCGGTTAATGACGCTTATTGCAAATACCTGTTCGACAACCGTTATGGCACAGGCCAATCAGCCTTTGATGGCATTATCCGTACAACCAACCTGGTGGTAGCTGGGAAAAATGTTGTTGTAGCAGGATACGGCTGGTGTGGTAAAGGTGTCGCGATGCGTGCCAAAGGTCTGGGCGCCAATGTCATTGTAACTGAAATTGATCCAATCAAAGCGGTTGAAGCGCATATGGACGGTTTCCGTGTCATGACGATGGTGGAAGCAGCCAAATTGGGCGATTTCTTCATCGCTGTTACTGGCAACAAAGACGTGATCACAGGTGAACATTATGACGTGATGAAAGATGGAGCAATTTTGAGCAATGCAGGGCATTTCGATGTGGAAGTGAATAAACCTGAGCTTGCCAAACGTTCAGAGTCCATCCGCACTGTGCGTCGCAATATTGAAGAGTATCGTTTCAAAGATGGACGTAAAATGTACCTTCTTGCAGAAGGACGTCTCGTGAATCTGGGTGCAGCGGATGGCCACCCTGCTGAGATTATGGATACGACGTTTGCATTGCAGGCTTTGGGCTTGCGTTACGTTAGTGAGAATTACGCTGCATTGGGTAAAACCGTTGTTAACGTACCTTATGAAATTGACCAGCAAGTTGCCAGCTACAAACTGGAGAGCCTGAATATCTCTATTGATTCATTGTCAGCTGAACAAGAAAAATATCTGGACAGCTGGAAGTTTTAG
- the bshC gene encoding bacillithiol biosynthesis cysteine-adding enzyme BshC produces the protein MKGITEALRSGTQLAEDYICSRDAARGLYEYDIHWESGLHARAEWLDQSENTRVDRENLVEYLRIYNKRLNDHEAVHHSIARLAERGTFVVTGGQQSGLLTGPLFVIYKAASVVAAAREAEAKLQRPVVPVFWIAGEDHDWDEVNHTYLPGHKGEMIKVKLHGRFDGRNSVSGVTIETEQWMNVIEQVEHLLPDTVHKPGLMEMLISIHQSSSNLSDAFGRMVSALFGSTGLVLMDAADSGLRELERPVFERLIRENGSLREAYLQGASKVQEAGYPMPAEVAEDGANLFYIHDETRLLLFLKDGLYTDRKGLVSFTEERLLQELREHPERFSNNVLTRPLMQDSVLPVAAVILGQGEIAYWGLTRTAFREFGLQMPILLPRLSFTILEDVHHKHMNQYQLSFQDVQYHMEEKREKWLAGQETFQVEEQFEQVQQSFAELYRPLLDQLAQIHPGLDRIGDTNLRKINEQMQYLQKQTQKAIADKHEVGLRHWNGIQNSLFPMNKPQERVHNALYYLNRYGTKWIQELIESGREFRGQHQVIEL, from the coding sequence ATGAAAGGTATTACCGAGGCACTCCGCAGCGGAACGCAACTTGCAGAAGATTATATCTGCTCACGTGATGCTGCGCGGGGCCTTTATGAGTATGACATTCACTGGGAGTCCGGACTTCATGCGCGTGCCGAATGGCTGGATCAGTCGGAGAACACACGTGTGGATCGCGAGAACCTGGTAGAGTATTTACGTATATATAACAAACGTTTGAATGATCACGAAGCAGTACATCATTCTATTGCACGTTTGGCCGAGAGAGGTACGTTTGTAGTTACGGGTGGGCAGCAGAGCGGCTTGTTGACAGGGCCGTTATTTGTCATCTACAAAGCTGCGAGTGTTGTGGCAGCTGCCCGTGAAGCTGAAGCCAAGCTCCAGCGTCCGGTCGTTCCCGTATTTTGGATCGCTGGTGAAGACCATGACTGGGATGAAGTGAATCACACCTATCTGCCTGGTCACAAGGGCGAAATGATCAAGGTTAAGCTGCATGGGCGGTTCGATGGCCGAAATTCGGTGAGCGGGGTCACGATTGAGACGGAACAATGGATGAACGTAATCGAGCAGGTGGAGCATCTTCTGCCGGATACTGTACATAAACCAGGATTAATGGAGATGCTCATCTCGATTCATCAGTCCAGCTCGAATCTTAGTGATGCTTTTGGGAGAATGGTGTCGGCATTGTTTGGCAGTACTGGACTTGTTCTAATGGATGCGGCGGATTCCGGATTAAGAGAACTGGAACGCCCTGTATTTGAACGATTGATTCGTGAGAATGGCTCATTGCGTGAAGCTTATTTGCAGGGTGCTTCTAAGGTACAGGAAGCGGGCTATCCAATGCCGGCAGAAGTCGCTGAAGACGGAGCAAATTTGTTTTATATCCATGATGAAACCCGGTTGCTCCTGTTCCTGAAGGATGGTTTGTACACGGATCGAAAAGGGCTAGTGTCTTTTACAGAAGAACGATTGCTTCAGGAGTTGAGGGAACATCCCGAGAGATTCAGTAATAATGTGCTCACCCGGCCTTTAATGCAGGATTCCGTGCTGCCTGTAGCTGCGGTGATATTGGGGCAGGGTGAGATTGCATACTGGGGACTAACCAGAACTGCATTCCGTGAGTTTGGTCTGCAAATGCCCATCTTGCTGCCGAGGTTGTCCTTCACCATATTGGAGGATGTCCATCACAAGCACATGAATCAGTACCAGCTCTCTTTCCAAGATGTGCAATATCATATGGAAGAAAAAAGAGAGAAGTGGCTCGCAGGACAGGAAACGTTCCAGGTTGAGGAGCAATTTGAGCAAGTCCAGCAATCCTTTGCTGAGCTTTATCGTCCATTGCTTGATCAGCTTGCGCAAATTCACCCTGGACTGGATCGGATCGGTGATACGAATCTGAGAAAGATCAACGAACAGATGCAATATCTGCAAAAGCAAACACAGAAGGCGATCGCGGATAAACATGAGGTTGGACTCAGACATTGGAACGGCATACAGAACTCGCTCTTCCCTATGAACAAACCACAGGAACGAGTGCACAATGCGCTCTACTACTTAAACCGTTATGGAACCAAGTGGATTCAGGAGCTCATTGAGAGCGGACGTGAATTCCGGGGTCAACATCAAGTGATTGAACTGTAA
- a CDS encoding ABC transporter ATP-binding protein, with product MEPILTVKDLSVSFTTRSGEFDAVKNVSFELGKGETLGIVGESGSGKSVTAQTIMKLIPSPPSKVKSGEITFHGQSLLEKTDKQMEAIRGKDIGMIFQDPMTSLNPTIKVGKQITEVLRKHQNMSKKEAEKRALEMLELVGIKNAAIRMNHYPHQFSGGMRQRAMIAIALACRPSLLIADEPTTALDVTIQAQILDVMKDMQQKLGTSIMLITHDLGVVAGMCDRVVVMKEGEVVETGTTAEIFSNPKHPYTIKLLNALPRLDEPKKEKPTPAGIIKGANKPLVEVKNLKQYFNLGKGNILKAVNDVSFDIFEGETLGVVGESGCGKSTTGRTILRLYEPTGGNVNFNGTDIYKLSPRKMKEMRKDMQMIFQDPYASLNPRFNVMDIIGESLDIHGLASSSKERKKRVEELLDLVGLNPSHALRYPHEFSGGQRQRIGIARALAVDPKFIICDEPLSALDVSIQAQVVKLLEELQQRLGLTYLFIAHDLSMVKHISDRVAVMYMGKVVELAESEELYSNPVHPYTKTLLSAIPVPDPEVEANKRRILLPDEQSGPIQNGATGPVNDPYNLENAQLIEISKGHWVSEPYV from the coding sequence ATGGAGCCAATCTTAACAGTCAAAGACCTAAGCGTGTCATTTACAACACGTTCTGGTGAATTTGATGCCGTTAAAAATGTGAGTTTTGAACTTGGCAAAGGAGAGACGCTAGGGATTGTTGGTGAATCCGGTAGTGGTAAGAGTGTTACCGCCCAAACCATCATGAAGTTGATTCCCTCCCCGCCTTCGAAGGTTAAAAGTGGAGAGATTACTTTTCACGGGCAGAGCCTGCTCGAAAAGACAGATAAACAAATGGAAGCTATCCGCGGTAAAGATATCGGGATGATCTTCCAGGATCCAATGACTTCATTGAATCCTACAATTAAAGTCGGTAAACAAATTACCGAAGTGCTTCGCAAACACCAAAACATGTCCAAAAAAGAAGCGGAGAAACGCGCTCTGGAAATGTTGGAGCTCGTGGGTATCAAAAATGCGGCAATCCGCATGAATCACTATCCACACCAATTTTCCGGTGGTATGCGTCAGCGTGCAATGATCGCCATTGCCCTGGCATGCCGTCCATCGCTTCTGATTGCGGATGAGCCGACAACTGCACTCGACGTAACGATTCAGGCACAAATCCTGGACGTTATGAAAGATATGCAGCAAAAGCTTGGCACTTCCATCATGCTCATTACCCATGACCTTGGTGTAGTAGCAGGTATGTGTGATCGGGTTGTCGTTATGAAGGAAGGCGAAGTTGTGGAAACGGGAACAACAGCTGAAATCTTCAGCAATCCTAAGCATCCATATACGATTAAATTGTTGAACGCCTTGCCTCGTTTGGACGAGCCTAAGAAAGAAAAACCGACTCCGGCTGGTATTATCAAAGGTGCCAACAAGCCGCTAGTTGAAGTGAAGAACCTGAAACAATACTTCAATTTGGGTAAAGGAAACATTCTCAAAGCGGTTAATGATGTCAGCTTTGATATTTTTGAAGGCGAAACCCTTGGGGTTGTAGGCGAATCCGGATGTGGTAAATCCACAACAGGACGCACGATTCTTCGCCTTTATGAGCCAACGGGCGGAAATGTAAACTTTAACGGAACGGATATCTATAAGCTGTCTCCACGCAAAATGAAAGAAATGCGTAAAGACATGCAGATGATTTTCCAGGATCCATATGCATCACTGAATCCACGTTTCAACGTTATGGATATTATCGGAGAATCACTGGATATCCACGGACTGGCTTCCAGCAGTAAAGAGCGGAAGAAACGTGTAGAAGAGTTGCTGGATCTCGTAGGCTTGAATCCAAGCCATGCGCTTCGTTATCCGCATGAATTCTCCGGTGGTCAAAGACAACGGATTGGTATTGCCCGTGCGCTTGCTGTGGATCCTAAATTCATCATCTGTGACGAGCCTCTGTCAGCACTTGATGTATCCATCCAAGCTCAAGTGGTTAAGTTGCTCGAAGAGCTTCAACAGCGTCTTGGTCTGACTTACCTCTTCATTGCACATGACTTGTCGATGGTTAAGCATATCAGTGACCGTGTTGCTGTTATGTACATGGGTAAAGTGGTTGAGCTGGCAGAGAGTGAAGAGCTTTACTCTAACCCTGTTCACCCTTACACCAAAACATTGCTATCTGCTATTCCTGTACCTGATCCGGAAGTGGAAGCAAACAAACGCCGCATTTTGCTGCCAGACGAACAGTCTGGACCAATCCAAAATGGAGCAACGGGTCCGGTAAACGATCCGTATAACCTGGAAAATGCTCAATTGATTGAGATTTCCAAAGGTCACTGGGTTTCCGAACCATACGTTTAA
- a CDS encoding ABC transporter permease — MDSQAAVKSQESVSLWKDAMYRLATNKAAMISLGVLVLVVIFSLIGPTSIFTSYNYYSNDLLNANAAPSAEHWFGTDELGRDVWVRTWVGARVSLTVGLAAALIDLVIGVIYGAIMGFYGGRVDGIMNKFSEILYSLPYMLVVILLLVVLEPSLTTIIIALTITGWISMSWIVRGEIMQLKNRDFILAARSMGASTGRQLFRHLLPNAVGPILVTLTLSIPNAIFAEAFLSFLGLGVSAPKSSLGSMINDALTGWTLYPWRMWFPAGLMVLTMLAFNLLGDGLRDALDPKLRK, encoded by the coding sequence CTGGATAGTCAGGCAGCGGTGAAATCGCAAGAAAGTGTATCGTTATGGAAAGACGCCATGTACAGACTTGCAACCAACAAGGCCGCGATGATCAGTTTAGGCGTTCTGGTTCTTGTTGTCATTTTCTCTTTGATTGGTCCAACTTCGATATTCACAAGTTATAATTATTATTCTAATGATTTGCTTAACGCCAATGCAGCGCCAAGTGCGGAGCACTGGTTCGGAACGGACGAGCTCGGTCGTGACGTATGGGTAAGAACGTGGGTAGGTGCACGTGTATCCCTTACTGTAGGTCTTGCCGCTGCCTTGATTGACCTTGTTATCGGGGTTATCTACGGAGCGATTATGGGCTTCTACGGTGGACGTGTTGATGGTATCATGAACAAGTTCTCCGAGATTCTCTATTCCCTGCCTTACATGCTCGTTGTAATCTTGTTGCTCGTTGTTTTGGAACCAAGCCTTACGACAATCATCATTGCCCTTACAATTACAGGCTGGATCAGCATGTCCTGGATTGTACGTGGTGAGATTATGCAATTGAAAAACAGAGACTTTATTCTTGCAGCGCGCTCCATGGGGGCAAGCACAGGACGTCAATTGTTCCGTCACTTGCTGCCGAATGCAGTAGGACCAATTCTCGTAACGCTGACTCTATCTATTCCAAATGCCATCTTTGCTGAAGCGTTCTTGAGCTTCCTTGGATTGGGTGTATCTGCACCGAAATCTTCCCTGGGTTCAATGATCAATGACGCCTTGACAGGCTGGACGCTGTATCCTTGGCGGATGTGGTTCCCTGCAGGTCTGATGGTACTTACAATGCTTGCATTTAACTTGCTCGGAGACGGTCTGCGTGACGCACTCGATCCGAAATTGCGTAAATAG
- a CDS encoding ABC transporter permease gives MVKYVLKKLLFMLLSLFILASATFFLMKAIPGDPFTSEKKVSPEIRALLEEKYGLDKPMYEQYLKYMGGILKGDFGVSMKYLNQEVSDMITQTFTASLKLGIFAIVISVVVGVLLGLIAAVYHRKLIDDVTMILAVIGIAVPSFLLASLLQYVFAFKLGWFNVMGFDGPLDYVLPVAALSASPIAFIARLTRSSMLEVLHADYIKTAKAKGLKWPAIMFKHVIRNGILPVVTYVGPMTANIITGSVVIEQIFNIGGIGKVFVESITNRDYTMIMGITIFYGILLMLARFLTDIAYVLIDPRIKLESRKGA, from the coding sequence TTGGTTAAGTACGTGCTGAAAAAATTGCTATTTATGCTGCTATCGCTTTTCATACTCGCATCAGCAACCTTCTTCCTGATGAAGGCCATTCCGGGTGACCCTTTTACATCCGAGAAAAAAGTATCGCCTGAAATTCGGGCACTACTGGAAGAGAAGTATGGGCTGGACAAACCGATGTATGAACAATACCTGAAGTATATGGGTGGAATTCTCAAAGGTGATTTTGGTGTTTCAATGAAATATCTGAATCAAGAAGTAAGCGACATGATTACTCAAACATTTACAGCATCTCTGAAACTGGGGATCTTTGCTATTGTGATCTCTGTCGTCGTTGGGGTTTTGCTAGGACTTATCGCTGCAGTTTACCATCGTAAGCTGATCGATGATGTCACGATGATCCTGGCGGTAATTGGTATCGCGGTACCGAGCTTCTTGCTCGCATCCCTGCTTCAATACGTTTTCGCCTTCAAACTGGGCTGGTTTAACGTTATGGGATTCGACGGACCGCTTGACTATGTACTTCCGGTTGCGGCATTGTCTGCATCCCCGATTGCCTTTATCGCACGTTTGACGCGTTCCAGCATGCTCGAAGTACTGCACGCGGATTACATTAAGACAGCAAAAGCCAAAGGTCTGAAATGGCCTGCAATCATGTTTAAACACGTTATTCGTAACGGTATTCTTCCCGTTGTAACTTATGTGGGTCCGATGACAGCTAACATCATCACGGGTTCCGTCGTTATTGAGCAAATCTTTAACATCGGGGGAATTGGTAAAGTATTTGTAGAAAGTATCACGAACCGGGATTATACAATGATCATGGGGATTACGATTTTCTATGGTATCCTCCTGATGTTGGCACGTTTCCTTACAGATATCGCATATGTGCTGATTGATCCTAGAATTAAGCTGGAAAGCCGGAAGGGGGCATAA
- a CDS encoding peptide ABC transporter substrate-binding protein, protein MKRKSLLVLLTLILAFGTVLAACGSKNEGTTSNTGTGSAGEESGLAKDQVLKINLTAEPPTLDPAQAKDSQTNTVLKFLYEGLVRIDADGKEAPGVAKDWTISEDGLKYVFNLNPDAKWSNGDAITAEDFVRSWERALKPETASPYAYQLYYIKGAEGYNLSKDETYKGTKITDFSQVGVKATDEHTLEVTLENPTPYFLGLTAFYTYYPVHQSADTNDKFFTDYKNMIVNGPFVMDQYAKGQKIVVKKNEGYHAASDIKLSEINMSLTSSSASELQAYKSGQLDYTGAPNGEIPSDQIPSVKAELPDEFKATGIASTYYYQFNVNEAPFNNVKIRKAFAMSIQRQLIVDKVTQGGQIPAFGFVPPGIRGENGEFRDEHKDDYFTENVEEAKKLLAEGMKEEGYTTLPAVTLIYNTSDGHAKIALAIADMWKQNLGVDVKTENQEWGVFLENRQNQNFQIARAGWSADYNDPYNFLEMWTTGNTNNDSKFSNEQYDKDVKDTVKSADPAARMAAFADAEKILIQDEMGVMPIYYYTNVSLTKPYLKGVQLDFSGAIDFTRAYLEEK, encoded by the coding sequence ATGAAAAGGAAAAGTCTATTAGTCCTTTTGACGCTGATTCTGGCGTTCGGTACCGTACTTGCAGCGTGCGGATCGAAAAATGAAGGCACAACAAGTAACACGGGAACTGGCTCTGCAGGCGAGGAAAGCGGTCTCGCAAAAGATCAAGTGCTGAAAATTAACCTGACAGCTGAACCTCCTACGTTGGACCCGGCTCAGGCAAAAGACAGCCAAACCAACACTGTTCTGAAATTCTTGTATGAAGGTCTTGTACGCATCGATGCTGATGGTAAAGAAGCACCAGGCGTTGCAAAAGACTGGACAATTTCCGAAGATGGTTTGAAATATGTGTTCAACCTGAACCCGGACGCTAAATGGAGCAACGGTGATGCAATCACTGCAGAAGACTTCGTTCGCTCTTGGGAACGTGCATTGAAACCGGAAACGGCTTCCCCGTACGCGTACCAATTGTACTACATCAAAGGCGCTGAAGGTTACAACCTCAGCAAAGACGAAACTTACAAAGGTACTAAAATCACAGATTTCTCCCAAGTGGGTGTAAAAGCTACTGATGAGCACACACTTGAAGTAACGTTGGAAAACCCAACACCTTACTTCTTGGGTCTGACAGCATTCTACACGTACTACCCAGTACACCAATCTGCTGACACAAACGATAAATTCTTCACAGACTACAAAAACATGATCGTTAACGGACCATTTGTAATGGATCAATACGCTAAAGGTCAAAAAATCGTAGTTAAGAAAAACGAAGGCTACCACGCAGCTTCCGACATCAAATTGTCTGAAATCAACATGTCCCTGACAAGCAGCAGTGCTTCCGAGCTGCAAGCTTACAAGTCTGGACAACTGGATTACACTGGTGCACCTAACGGTGAAATTCCATCTGACCAAATTCCTTCTGTAAAAGCGGAATTGCCGGATGAATTCAAAGCAACAGGTATTGCAAGTACGTACTACTACCAGTTCAACGTAAATGAAGCACCATTTAACAACGTTAAAATCCGTAAAGCATTTGCAATGTCCATTCAACGTCAATTGATCGTTGACAAGGTTACACAAGGTGGACAAATCCCAGCATTCGGCTTTGTACCTCCAGGTATCCGTGGTGAAAACGGCGAATTCCGTGATGAGCACAAAGACGACTACTTCACTGAAAATGTTGAAGAAGCTAAAAAATTGCTTGCTGAAGGTATGAAAGAAGAAGGATACACAACTTTGCCAGCTGTTACTTTGATCTATAACACTAGTGATGGTCACGCAAAAATTGCTTTGGCGATTGCAGATATGTGGAAACAAAATCTTGGTGTTGACGTGAAAACAGAAAACCAAGAGTGGGGCGTGTTCCTTGAGAACCGTCAAAACCAAAACTTCCAAATCGCTCGTGCAGGATGGTCTGCTGACTACAACGATCCATACAACTTCCTGGAAATGTGGACTACTGGAAACACAAACAATGATTCCAAATTCAGCAACGAACAGTACGACAAAGATGTTAAAGACACTGTAAAATCTGCTGATCCAGCTGCACGTATGGCTGCATTTGCTGACGCTGAGAAAATCCTGATTCAAGATGAAATGGGCGTAATGCCGATTTACTACTACACTAACGTATCTTTGACTAAGCCTTACCTGAAAGGCGTACAACTTGATTTCAGTGGAGCAATTGACTTCACTCGTGCATATCTGGAAGAGAAATAA
- a CDS encoding DUF3397 domain-containing protein, whose amino-acid sequence MGFFIVLSILPFFPFLIVYWAMYGWKKDKRASLRTAMDVTTVFLIFSVSALFNLTFDSNFGFYLTMILILIALGLIGGAQNRLKGKVDGGRMFRAVWRMAFVMMTFGYVLFTIFGLFRYLMKQM is encoded by the coding sequence ATGGGTTTTTTTATTGTGCTGAGCATACTACCGTTTTTTCCGTTTCTTATTGTGTACTGGGCCATGTATGGGTGGAAAAAGGATAAACGAGCTTCACTTCGCACCGCAATGGATGTCACCACAGTTTTTCTGATTTTCTCGGTTTCGGCGTTATTCAACTTAACATTTGATTCGAATTTTGGATTTTATTTAACAATGATACTCATACTAATTGCACTTGGATTGATTGGAGGGGCTCAAAATAGGCTGAAAGGAAAGGTCGATGGGGGTCGAATGTTCCGGGCCGTTTGGCGCATGGCCTTTGTAATGATGACTTTTGGGTATGTCTTGTTTACTATATTTGGCTTATTTAGATACTTAATGAAACAGATGTAA